Proteins co-encoded in one Cytophaga hutchinsonii ATCC 33406 genomic window:
- the ruvA gene encoding Holliday junction branch migration protein RuvA, whose amino-acid sequence MIAYIEGKLAHKDPTFVVVDVQGIGYHIRVSLHTFSQLKDLERVKIHTFLHIKEDAHTLFGFADLMEKEMFLHLTSISGIGPGTALVVLSSMNPIELKEAIAREDVKTIQSVKGIGLKTAQRVILELKDKMKKDALLAGSDSKQNFSVSHNSIRSEALTALITLGFTKTVAEKNLDLILKGNSNSFTLEDLIKQALKMS is encoded by the coding sequence ATGATTGCCTACATAGAAGGAAAATTAGCACACAAAGACCCTACGTTTGTAGTCGTAGATGTTCAGGGAATCGGATATCACATACGGGTTTCATTACATACTTTTTCCCAGCTGAAGGATTTAGAACGTGTAAAAATACACACCTTTTTACATATCAAAGAAGATGCGCATACACTATTCGGTTTTGCAGATTTAATGGAAAAGGAGATGTTCTTACATCTTACATCCATTAGCGGCATTGGTCCCGGAACAGCACTGGTTGTATTGTCTTCCATGAACCCCATAGAATTAAAAGAAGCAATTGCGCGGGAAGATGTGAAAACGATTCAATCTGTTAAAGGTATCGGTTTAAAAACAGCACAGCGTGTAATTCTGGAACTGAAGGATAAGATGAAAAAGGATGCCCTTTTAGCCGGTTCAGATTCAAAACAGAATTTTTCAGTATCGCACAATAGTATCCGTTCTGAGGCGTTAACAGCATTGATTACGCTAGGATTTACAAAAACTGTGGCTGAAAAGAACCTGGATCTTATTTTAAAAGGCAACTCAAATTCATTTACGCTTGAAGATTTGATCAAGCAAGCTTTAAAAATGTCTTAA
- a CDS encoding NADP-dependent malic enzyme, translating to MSISKEDALNYHTQGKPGKIEVVPTKALSTQLDLALAYSPGVAEPCKEIAANKEDAYKYTAKGNLVAVISNGTAVLGLGNIGPDASKPVMEGKGVLFKKFAGIDVFDLEVNCEDPEQFIKIVESLEPTFGGVNLEDIKAPECFIIEQELRKRMNIPVMHDDQHGTAIISSAALLNALEVVGKKAEDVNVVVSGAGAAAISCTRLYKHLGVRSENIVMCDINGVLRKDRTDLDVSQLEFATGRDLYTLADAMPGADVFIGLSAGNILKPEVLATMAKDPIVFALANPTPEIDYHLALNTRPDVIMATGRSDYPNQVNNVLGFPYIFRGALDVRATEINEAMKLAAVYAIAKLAKEVVPDTVNKSYGDNKITFGKNYLIPKPLDPRLITTISPAVARAAMESGVAKKDIEDWGAYEVELLQRIGIDQRLMSRIITQAKQEPKRVVFAEADNLKILKAAQIISDEGIAFPILLGNAEKIKELLIENALVIKDFLIVDPFEEKEKRSLYGNLLHNKRKRKGITAEIGRKLMRNRNYYGAMMVETGEADAFISGLTQEYGETIKPALQVIGVEEGIKRVAGMYILSNRKGVYFFSDTTVNMDPTAEELVDIIGVTARGVKFFNFEPRIAMLSYSNFGSNEGAVPTKVALATRLAKEKYPDLIIDGDIQANVAVDTALQEEMYPFSALAKDGANTFIFPALTSGNIAYKLLQEIGGMEAIGPLLMGMAKPVHILQLGSSVREIVNMVAIAVVDAQSQNSKINL from the coding sequence ATGTCAATAAGTAAGGAAGACGCTTTAAACTATCATACACAGGGTAAACCTGGTAAAATAGAAGTTGTGCCCACAAAGGCATTAAGCACACAACTTGATTTAGCTCTGGCATATTCTCCCGGCGTAGCAGAACCCTGTAAAGAGATTGCTGCAAATAAAGAAGATGCATACAAATATACAGCCAAGGGTAATCTGGTTGCAGTAATATCAAATGGTACAGCTGTACTGGGCTTGGGCAACATCGGCCCGGATGCTTCTAAGCCTGTAATGGAAGGTAAAGGCGTATTGTTTAAGAAATTTGCCGGTATAGATGTTTTTGATCTGGAAGTAAATTGCGAAGATCCGGAACAGTTCATTAAAATTGTTGAATCGCTGGAGCCCACGTTTGGCGGAGTAAATCTGGAAGACATAAAAGCTCCTGAGTGTTTTATTATTGAACAGGAACTGCGGAAGCGCATGAACATTCCGGTAATGCACGATGATCAGCATGGCACAGCTATTATTTCTTCAGCCGCTTTATTAAATGCACTTGAAGTAGTAGGTAAAAAGGCAGAAGACGTTAACGTTGTTGTAAGCGGTGCAGGGGCTGCAGCTATTTCCTGCACGCGTTTGTATAAACATCTTGGTGTGCGTTCAGAGAATATTGTAATGTGCGACATTAATGGTGTGTTGCGGAAAGATCGCACAGATCTGGATGTGTCACAGCTTGAATTTGCTACCGGCCGTGATTTGTATACGCTTGCAGATGCCATGCCCGGAGCGGATGTATTTATTGGACTGTCTGCCGGCAACATATTAAAGCCGGAAGTGTTAGCAACCATGGCAAAGGATCCGATTGTTTTTGCATTGGCTAATCCTACCCCTGAAATAGATTATCATTTAGCACTGAATACAAGGCCTGACGTGATCATGGCGACAGGCAGATCGGATTATCCGAACCAGGTAAATAACGTACTTGGGTTCCCGTATATTTTCAGAGGAGCGCTGGATGTACGTGCAACGGAAATAAACGAAGCAATGAAACTGGCAGCCGTATATGCTATCGCAAAACTTGCAAAGGAAGTTGTTCCGGATACGGTAAACAAATCTTATGGAGACAATAAGATTACGTTTGGGAAAAATTATTTAATTCCAAAGCCATTAGATCCGAGGTTAATAACCACAATATCTCCGGCTGTAGCCAGAGCTGCCATGGAAAGCGGAGTTGCAAAAAAGGATATTGAAGACTGGGGGGCATATGAAGTTGAATTATTACAACGGATAGGTATTGACCAGCGCCTGATGTCACGCATTATCACACAAGCAAAACAGGAACCTAAACGGGTTGTGTTTGCAGAAGCGGATAATCTGAAAATCTTAAAAGCAGCGCAAATTATTTCCGATGAAGGTATCGCATTTCCTATTTTATTAGGCAATGCAGAAAAGATAAAAGAATTGCTGATTGAAAATGCACTTGTAATTAAAGACTTTTTAATCGTTGATCCTTTTGAAGAAAAAGAAAAACGTTCCCTTTACGGAAACCTGCTACACAATAAAAGAAAGCGTAAAGGTATAACGGCTGAAATTGGCAGAAAATTAATGCGTAACCGTAATTACTACGGCGCGATGATGGTTGAGACCGGTGAAGCAGATGCGTTTATTTCAGGATTGACGCAGGAGTATGGCGAAACCATAAAACCGGCACTCCAGGTAATCGGTGTAGAAGAAGGCATTAAGCGGGTTGCCGGAATGTATATTCTGAGCAACAGAAAAGGGGTTTATTTTTTCTCCGATACCACGGTTAACATGGACCCAACCGCCGAAGAGCTTGTAGATATTATTGGTGTAACAGCCAGAGGTGTAAAATTCTTTAATTTTGAGCCAAGAATTGCCATGCTGTCGTATTCCAATTTTGGATCCAATGAAGGGGCTGTACCAACCAAAGTTGCATTGGCAACACGGCTGGCAAAAGAAAAATATCCGGACCTGATCATAGACGGTGACATCCAGGCAAACGTCGCAGTTGATACAGCGTTGCAGGAAGAAATGTATCCGTTTAGTGCATTGGCAAAAGACGGTGCAAACACATTTATATTTCCTGCATTAACATCCGGAAATATTGCGTATAAATTATTGCAGGAAATTGGCGGAATGGAAGCCATTGGTCCGTTATTGATGGGCATGGCCAAGCCTGTACATATATTGCAATTAGGTTCATCGGTCAGAGAGATTGTAAACATGGTAGCTATTGCTGTTGTAGATGCGCAATCACAAAACAGTAAAATTAATTTATGA